GGGGAGGGGTCTGCTGTAAGTcagtgggggcggggtctgctgTAAGTCAGCGGGGGCGGGGTCTGTTAAAGTCAGCGGGGGAGGGGTCTGCTGTAAGTcagtgggggcggggtctgttaAAGTCAGCGGGGGAGGGGTCTGTTTAAAGCCAGCGGGGGAGGGGTCTGCTGTAAGTCAGCGGGGGAGGGGTCTGTTTAAAGCCAGCGGGGGAGGGGTCTGTTTAAAGTCAGTGGGGGAGGGGTCTGTTTAAAGTCagcgggggggggtctgtttaaAGTCAGCGGGGGAGGGGTCTGCTGTAAGTcagtgggggcggggtctgttaAAGTCAGCGGGGGAGGGGTCTGCTGTAAGTcagtgggggcggggtctgctgTAAGTCAGTGGGGGAGGGGTCTGTTTAAAGTCAGCGGGGGAGGGGTCTGTTTAAAGCCAGCGGGGGAGGGGTCTGTTTAAAGTCAGTGGGGGAGGGGTCTGTTTAAAGTCAGCGGGGGAGGGGTCTGCTGTAAGTcagtgggggcggggtctgttaAAGTCAGCGGGGGAGGGGTCTGCTGTAAGTcagtgggggcggggtctgtttAAAGCCAGCGGGGGAGGGGTCTGTTTAAAGTCAGCGGGGGAGGGGTCTGTTTAAAGTCAGCGGGGGAGGGGTCTGTTTAAAGTCAGCGGGGGAGGGGTCTGTTAAAGTCAgcgggggcggggtctgctGTAAGTcagtgggggcggggtctgtttGAAGCCAGCGGGGGAGGGGTCTGTTTAAAGTCAGTGGGGGAGGGGTCTGTTTAAAGTCAGTGGGGGAGGGGTCTGTTTAAAGTCAGTGGGGGAGGGGTCTGTTTAAAGTCAGCGGGGGAGGGGTCTGTTAAAGTcagtgggggcggggtctgttaAAGTcagtgggggcggggtctgctgTAAGTCAGCGGGGGCGGGGTCTGTTAAAGTCAGCGGGGGAGGGGTCTGTTAAAGTcagtgggggcggggtctgctgTAACTTTCTGTTTGTAGCAGCAGCATTGAATTCCAGAACTCATGAATCCATTGAGccaagaagcagaggaagagcagagctggcccatgatgaatgaatgaatgaatgaatgaatgaatgaatgaatgaatgaatgaatgaatgaatgaatgaatgaatgaatgaatgaatgaatgaacgaatgaatgaacgaacgCACCGCTGCCTACATGAATGCAGCGATGGCAGCCAATGAGCTGCAGTGATCAAAGGCTAAAGGTTGTGTCAGAGCAGTAATATCTGAAGTACTTCACCAGTTCCAACATTAAACTCACTCTGAGTTCAACGACCCCCCAGCAGGCGATGCAACGACCCCCCCCAGCAGGCGATGCATTCAATGACCCCCCAGCAGGCGATGCGTTCAACGACCCCCCCCAGCAGGCGATGCATTCAATGACCCCCCAGCAGGCGATGCGTTCAACGACCCCCCAGCAGGCGATGCGTTCAATGACCCCCCCATCAGGCGATGCGTTCAATGACCCCCCAGCAGGCGATGCGTTCAATGACCCCCCAGCAGACGATGCGTTCAACGACCCCCCAGCAGGCGATGCGTTCAACGACCCCCCAGCAGGCGATGCGTTCAACGACCCCCCAGCAGGCGATGCGTTCAATGACCCCCCCATCAGGCGATGCGTTCAATGACCCCCCCATCAGGCGATGCGTTCAATGACCCCCCAGCAGGCGATGCGTTCAACGACCCCCCCATCAGGCGATGCGTTCAATGACCCCCCCATCAGGCGATGCGTTCAATGACCCCCCCATCAGGCGATGCGTTCAACGACCCCCCAGCAGGCGATGCGTTCAACGACCCCCCAGCAGGCGATGCGTTCAATGACCCCCCCATCAGGCGATGCGTTCAATGACCCCCCCATCAGGCGATGCGTTCAATGACCCCCCCATCAGGCGATGCGTTCAATGACCCCCCAGCAGGCGATGCGTTCAATGACCCCCCAGCAGGCGATGCGTTCAACGACCCCCCAGCAGGCGATGCGTTCAATGACCCCCCAGCAGGCGATGCGTTCAAGGCCGCTGGTTTCATGTCGACGATGAAAACGCATTCCTGTACTCAGGAGCCGTTTGTGTACAGCAGAGTAGGAGGGTTTCGCTTCGCAGCATCACACATCAGTGTTATGAACGCCAACTGGGAGGGACTTTGAATGatcaaaactttatttacatgGCACACCTTAAACGAGAAACATTAGCGGTGCAACGCAAGCGTTGTGCACCAACCTGACTCGTTAAAACTACAAACAGGCATCCATAAAAGCATCTAAAATTAcgttcattcatccatctttaATGTTCtacccacgcacgcacgcacgcacgcacgcacgcacgcacacacacacacacacacacacacattcatagaGAGAACATGTCACAGAAAGCGGTGAGAAGAGCTTTCATTTGAGGCTTtcgtttttattattgtaactATGGGTCCAacaatatttttacagcagtaaggtatcgatatatttttagaactatgcaactgcatatgtaatatttataatttaattaagtatgtagtaaatacagttatttagcagcatgttaaggagtagttacatttatttacattacattacatttagttacatttacaactggccctttgagggcagccataatgctgatgtggcccccggaGAACACGAGTTTGACCCCCCTGATGCTAGTACTAGATACTAGTATAATGTATAATAAGTATaatgtggcaggatgaggaacgaCTCAGAGACGGAGGTGGATTAGCTCTTTACTCTTCAGATCCCAACGACAGACTGGATGCAAACATTATGGGCGCAACACCACGCCCATTACCCATGagcctcttgggtgagagacctATTTTAAGTGGTCACCACAATAGTATAGTcgtaataatatatataataagacATTACTGTGAACAAAGGACATTGGACATTTGAATTTTTATCAGAAGTTACATTTATtgacatttattacatttgaaaGGCCCAgtagagatgggggggggggggggggggtcatgcagtAATCCAGGACCTGTTGCATAGTATTGTGCTGCGTATTCCCAACATCCAACAGGGACTTCATGGCTGCACAGGGAGCTGGGACGATTCTCAAACTGTCCCCCCGTAGGAGGACGGTGGTCCTCCCACCAACTGGACAGACGCGTCGGCACCACATGTCCAATTACAGGACAACAGGACAAGTAGGAGCAGATTCGGACCAGAGTGGGTGCAGGCTATGACCTGGAGCACCCTGATGTTTTCCTTTGATGTTTTCCTTTGATCCGTGATGATGAGACACCAAACCTTTACTATGCAATGCTATAAGCATGAAATAATATCTCATCATTAATGACGTGGTAGAAGTACTACAATTGTTGACTTTGTGTTCGCTGATTGTTGATTGAGTGATTTGTGTCTCATAATAGTTTGAGACAATAAGACATAATAATAACATACTAAAGTATCCGAGGTCCTATTAATGCAAAGAAATGAAATCTCTGATTCAAATAATGATTGCTGGGTTTCCATTCTAAAATAATAAACCCTCATAAAGGGGTTAACGCCTGATTTCACCACATCAAACGCAAACAAAGGGTTAATTTAAGCTGCTGAATTCTCCGGAGACAGGAGAATTTAAATCTGGACAAATGAGCAGTCGAAGGACAACGTTGGGCTTGACTGGGATAAGAAAGTCAACTCAAAGATAACAGAGTTCCTTGTTTGCAAACCAAGAATGAGATTTACAACTGCAGCTAACTTCAGTTAGCGCCATCTGCTGCCTCACCAGAGGAGACGccacaaacatgacatttagtTTATTTCTTCTACTAAAGAATGGATCAGATGAAAATAATTCATTAGAATGTAAGAATTATTGATTACATGCTAATGAATTATGATAatgagagaccagactttgatggtttggacatgtccagaggagagacggggactttatcggtagaaggatgctgaagaCATTAAATGACTTTCGGCCGGTGGCTCTGACTTCAGTCGTAATGAAAACGTTTGAGAGACTGATCAGAAGCGAGCTCTTAAAGCAGACGCAACAGGCTTTAGAtccccttcagtttgcttatCGGCCACGCAGGGGAGTCGAGGATGGACCCGTTACCCTGCTGGGTATGCTTTTTAAGCACCAGGACTCTAATGGGACGCACGCTCGACTTCAACACCATCCAGCCCCACGTTCTGATTGGAAGGCTCCATGAACACTGATTTGAGTAATAATTTGCTGGGGTGGATTCTCCACGCTTTAGATAACAGGACACAaagtatattttatatacaaacaTGTGCCAAAGTAAACATGACATGAAAcgatcatgacgatgttttatcccTCCTTTGCCTTTGTTTTGTCCTCTTCTTTGGCCAGGCTACTCTGAGACAGAAAAAGGGGTTGAATGTAATTGTTAAATGGTCAGGCTGTCTGCTTGGTGAAGCTCAGagctgcccggggggggggcagaggagcgCCTCCTCTGTGTTACGGGGtgacctgcacccccccccccccctgtacggTCATTCTGTCTCTGGCCTCTGGGCGGAGGTCTTTAGTGCCGAGGTGCCGAACTCAGCGGAACAAAAAGAGCTTTTTGTCCCGACTGCTGAATCAGCTTTAGTCTGTATTTTaatccttcttctttttatcgggttttattttaatcatagtcTTAAATCTTGGTTTGTAACttcttttattgtggtttgcaaagttttttttgtaatttattttattatgacatcttggttttactggcgctgatgaaatattGTTTGAGCACTTTGAACGGTTTGTTTAAATTTgttgctggttttaaatggatattggatgttttaactttacctcacagcaaaacaaatctacccgcgggtacaaataaagtaaccttgaaccttgaaggATGGAACCGCCAgagaacaggactagaggacgacccaggagaagagacatggacgtagtgagggaggacatgagagtggctggtgttggggaggacgatgcaaaaggacagggtgaagtggagacggttgaaGTACAGTCGTAGTGAATAACTGTGAAAAATACATAATTTCCAAACATCTCGACTTTCTAATGTCCAGCCAATCATAACGCGTCTCAGAGCTGCCACATGTCCACTGTCCACAGAGGACATGTGTTTCATCATCGTCTTCTCTTCATCTCCATCCTCTCCACTCGCTTTCTGTGgacccatcactgatcaggaatactcgcaggtacagccagaatcaggtcaaTACTGGAAACGCACCACGGAGAcgagcaggagacgaggacggaaggtGGACAACACCTGGGCTGGACCAGCgaagctagctagcagcgctcGGACagctagcgccaccatctggaagctgCCATCCAGATGTGCACCGTGAtgttctgcagctgctcagtGGAAAGCTTTATTAAATGATCCCAAATCCCTTCTGCACCGCCTGGCTTTGGGTGGGAGGGTGGACGAACCGTCCCCCGTCCATTTACACACATGTCCTCACAAATCAGGAGCAAATGAAGCACTGAGAGGAAGCAGTGTGCGTTTTGTCTGTGGGTCTGCTTCGCGTCAAAGTCTTCCGTCCCCCAGCAGCGAAGCAGGcggtgtccccgtccccgtcctcgtccccgCCCGTCTCAGGGTCCATCTCCATTGCAGACTTTACTTCTTGTCATTGCTTTGGAATAGTTGTTCGTAGGGTGGAGGGGGGTGGTTGCAgtaggagggagggggaggataGGGCCCCAGCATCAGGTGTGCAGGCCCAGGCTGTGGCGGGTAAAGCGGGCGTGGCTCCCCGCCCGTCATCCCGTTGACCCCGTTGACCCCGAAGCCCTGCATGCTTCCTGGCTGCTGGGAAACTGGAGAGAAGACCAAGCGTTTTCTGTCAGTTCATTCTGATCTCAACATTTGCACATTCTACTTCCAGGACCTCGAAGGCGGAGCCTCAATAACGCGGCGTCTCACCATCGTCTCGCTGCCCTGCCTCATTTCTGCTGAAACCTTATCTCACCTCTAACCCATCAGATTAACCGTCTCCTGCCTGATTCGTCGGTTTATTACATCATGGGCTGCTCCTTCATCATCCCGTATCGACATCCAGAGGGCAATGAGAGCGATGCAGCGGCAGGCAAAACTGAGCTAATGTTGCCCCCCGACCACTGGGGGGCAGCAAACACCTTGAGTATGTGtgtaaaagagaagaagaactaTTTCGGCACGCGAGGGCGTCACCTTTTAGTCCTCTGGATTACAAACATGTTGAATCCAGTACGTTTATTCAAACTGACCCAGGATCTGTCCATCTCAGGCGGAGCCGGAGTCCTgcacgaggacgaggacgaggacgaggacgaggacgaggatcGATGCTGAGCTGACATAAAGACAGTTTAAACGATACGGCTCCGGCAGGACGCCGCGTGAGACACCAGGCAGCAAAGCGTGCACACTTTGGACCAGCTCCTCTGGTTGCAGAGTTACGTAACTGTCCAACAGAGCGTGGCGTGTTTGCACAGAGATGCAGATCGGGTCGGgtccagttggggggggggggggggggggaggggggggcaagtcGTGCATTAGTTCTCGTTCCAAGGCATCAAATCTAAAAGCTTAAAAGTATAAAAGTATTTATGTAATGCTACAGCAGAGGAGGGACAGCGTGTCCAAGTGTCCTCAGCCAGATACCGCCCCCCCGCTGTACCTGGCGTGCTGACAGGGTGCCGGGTGAAGGAGACGTTGAACGCTGGCTCGtctctcagagggggggggtaaatcctTCTGCGGATGAAGAAGCCGGCGCCACAGCAGAACAGTACGgccatcatcagcagcagcctgcgCGAAAAACAACCATCAGTACACGGCAGGGGGGGGCGCCAGAGCGCGCTGGCTAACCTGCACAGTCCAGAATTTAAACTAGTCGTAGTAGAAAAACAAATAGTACACAAAAATCAAAACGCACTCAATAAGTGAGGACCGCTTTGATGCAGACCCGACGTGATTGGCTCAGATTCACCAGCACTCCGGTTTATGCAGTACCCCCCGCTTCACAGCTGAACCTCTTCATCAATCAATAATGCAATACTTAAGAGATACTCAATGTAGTAAAGAGACTGTAACTCACCAGAAGTACCACAGTCTCTGAATGGACAGGGCTCTGACACAGCAGCGAGTCCCACAGCAGTCCTCGTAGGAGCGACATCTGAGCAGGAAGGCCAGAAGGTGTTGggttgtacacacacacacgtatatatatatatatatacatatatatatacgtgtgtgttGGATTCAAATACACACATCTCTTCACTATCACCATATAATGCTATTGAGAGGATAAGACGCAGCCGGAGGTGAGTTGCATCAACCTTTACTTTTACTCTACTTTGTATATACGATAACCACACAGTCAACCagtacacacatacagtatatacatatacatatatacacagtGGCATCTCTGTTCATAATCTAAAAATGGAGTTTAACAAGCCTCGGAGTTGGAACCGAAGAAACACCaatgaaggcggagtctaactcAGTCGGTCCAGTTTGAGCAGATCTGCAGGAGGAACAGGTTTGACTTCCTGCCGGAGCTCTGGCCTCGATCGTACAGGGACCGGACCGCCCTCAACAAACGGCCCCCGAACCCATACTCCCAAAGGACCCCCCACAAGATCAAACCCATACTCCCGAAGGACCCCCCACAAGATACTACCAGGgattctccaaatccacaaagcAAGGACTGGTTGGGTAGACCCCCACGAACCCTCGAGCACCGGCTGGAGGGTGTAGAGTCGGTCCAGTGTCCCATGACCGGGACAAAAACCACGTTGTTCCTCCTGCATCCGAGGTTCCACCATCGGCCTGATCCTGctctccagcaccctggaaGAGACTTTCCCCGGGAGGCTAAGAGCGTGATACCGTTGGAGCACGCCCTCCGGTACCCCTTCCTAAAAAGGGGAACCGCCACCCAGTCTGCCAGTCCAGAGGCACCGTCCCCGAACGCCATGCAACATCACAGAGACGTGTCAACCGAGACAGAGAGACTTAAGATACTCTGAAAGCCTCCGCCAGTGGATTAGACAGGTACgctgcaggctgcaggaggGGCCAGGCACAGGCCGCCAGACTGTGGTACTTACATGAAGTAGATGGGGTATCCACCTTCAAAGTACCAGCAGTACTTCTTGGCTTCTACACACTGAAACAGAGAAAGATTGAGGTtgtcaggaaaaataaaaactgcattGTCAGGTTGGCCAGGAGGCAGCAAACGTAGCTCACCTGAGCCATGCTGTGGCCCCTGAGGGGCCCCTCAGGGGCCACAGCATGGCTCAGGTGAACAAAAAGCGGTTTGATGTAAAGGTGAGTGCAAAGAAAAGGATATCGGAccagagaaagaagaaggaacTCGGATGAGAGCTTTGTGTCGAGGCGCTCAGTTGGGAGTGGGAATCGGCTGACAAGTCCTCCCTCACTCTGCTTGAAGGTGCccgggtttgggtttgggtttgggtttgggttcggtttagggtttgggtttgggttcggTTTAGGGGTCGGGTTTGGTTAGGTTTAGGATTTGGGTTTGGTTTAGGGTTTGGGTTCGGTTAGGCTTAGGGGTCGGGTTTGGTTAGGTTTAGGGGTCGGGTTCGGTTAGGCTTAGGGGTCGGGTTTGGTTAGGCTTAGGGGTCGGGTTTGGTTAAGTTTAGGGTTTGGGTTCGGCTCTCATCTGCATGCTCTTCCAGCGACCTGTTTATGTCTTTTATTGCCTTTTAGAGGCAAACAATTAATCAGCAGTAAATTAATGTGAAATTGAAGAATCAATATTTTATAGTAGGGAAGTCCCTCGGACGTGTCGAGACGCTGGTCCCCGGACGTGTCCACACGCTGGTCCTCGGACGTGTCCACACACTGGTCCCCGGACGTGTCCACACGCTGGTCCCCGGACGTGTCCACACGCTGGTCCTCGGACGTGTCCACACGCTGGTCCCCGGACGTGTCCAGACGTTGGTCCCCGGACGTGTCCAGACGTTGGTCCCCGGACGTGTCCACACGCTGGTCCTCGGACGTGTCCACACACTGGTCCCCGGACGTGTCCACACGCTGGTCCCCGGACGTGTCCACACGCTGGTCCTCGGACGTGTCCACACGCTGGTCCCCGGACGTGTCCAGACGTTGGTCCCCGGACGTGTCCAGACGTTGGTCCCCGGACGTGTCCACACGCTGGTCCCCGGACGTGTCCAGACGTTGGTCCCCGGACGTGTCCAGACGCTGGTCCCCGGACGTGTCCACACGCTGGTCCCCGGACGTGTCCAGACGCTGGTCCCCGGACGTGTCCAGACGCTGGTCCCCGGACGTGTCCACACGCTGGTCCCCGGACGTGTCCAGACGTTGGTCCCCGGACGTGTCCACACACTGGTCCTCGGACGTGTCCACACGCTTGTCCCCGGACGTGTCCAGACGCTGGTCCTCGGACGTGTCCAGACGCTGGTCCCCGGACGTGTCCAGACGCTGGTCCCCGGACGTGTCCAGACGTTGGTCCCCGGACGTGTCCACACGCTGGTCCTCGGACGTGTCCAGACGCTGGTCCCCGGACGTGTCCAGACGCTGGTCCCCGGACGTGTCCACACGTTGGTTGTGCGGATGTCTCTGCTATTCGAGCATTGTTAGATTGTTTGTCCTCGgatggagacagaaacacagaacgTCTCCTGCTCTGCCTGCTTGTACTCGTGGGTGGTCCCTTCgtgtaaaataaatctgcagCGTGATTTTAGAAGTCATTTATACTTTTAAAATGATCCTGATGAAAGTTCCTCCATCATAAGCTGATGAGAAGGACACTTTGTCCTGCACAACCCCGTTAGGGACATGTGGCTCTGGGACCAGGACACGAAGACGTGACGACGTGCTGCTCCCTGGTCGTTGACTATCCTCAGAGGGGCGGCGGGACGCCGAGCTACCGAGGACGTCCTGCATCCTGCCTCCCACCCAGAGTCCGAGGGGAGGGGCTACAGCAGCACCGTGACCCATCAGGTGGATCGAGAGGACGGACCTGAGGGCTGATCATCCATTGTGAggtccctctttctcttcacCCTGTCCCAGTATGTTGGACCTGTCCTGTCCAATGAGGAGCATCAAATGGAC
This DNA window, taken from Brachionichthys hirsutus isolate HB-005 chromosome 14, CSIRO-AGI_Bhir_v1, whole genome shotgun sequence, encodes the following:
- the vopp1b gene encoding WW domain binding protein VOPP1, which gives rise to MRSPLAGGAAALWLLVECVEAKKYCWYFEGGYPIYFICRSYEDCCGTRCCVRALSIQRLWYFWLLLMMAVLFCCGAGFFIRRRIYPPPLRDEPAFNVSFTRHPVSTPVSQQPGSMQGFGVNGVNGMTGGEPRPLYPPQPGPAHLMLGPYPPPPSYCNHPPPPYEQLFQSNDKK